Proteins co-encoded in one Ignavibacteria bacterium genomic window:
- the rho gene encoding transcription termination factor Rho, with amino-acid sequence MDISELKSKKIVELNEIAKELKITGFTDLRKQELIFKILEAQTAKDGLTFSKGVLEVLPDGYGFLRSAAYNYLPSPDDIYISPSQIKKFFLRTGDFVSGQVRPPKEGERFFALLRVEAVNGMDPIEIRERTLFDNLIPVYPTRKLVLESAPGEYAMRIMDMLTPIGKGQRGLIVSPPKSGKTVLLQKIANSITRNHPEVKLIILLIDERPEEVTDMERSVNAEVISSTFDEPAERHVQVADMVIEKAKRLVEAKHDVVILLDSITRLGRAHNLVVPHSGKILSGGLDSNALHKPKRFFGAARNTEDGGSLTIIATALIDTGSRMDDVIFEEFKGTGNMEIVLNRDLSDRRIFPAIDINRSGTRREELLLKEEELQRIYILRKFLSDFTPVEAMEEILDKMRGTKNNKEFLHMMNS; translated from the coding sequence ATGGATATTTCAGAACTGAAATCAAAAAAAATCGTTGAGTTAAACGAAATTGCCAAAGAGCTTAAAATCACCGGTTTTACCGACCTGAGGAAACAGGAACTGATTTTTAAGATTCTCGAAGCACAAACTGCAAAGGATGGACTTACTTTTTCCAAAGGAGTTCTTGAAGTGCTGCCTGATGGATATGGATTCCTCAGATCAGCAGCATACAACTACCTCCCTTCACCAGACGACATCTACATTTCACCATCTCAAATCAAAAAATTCTTTCTCAGAACAGGTGATTTTGTCAGCGGACAGGTTAGACCGCCTAAGGAAGGGGAGAGGTTTTTTGCTCTGCTGCGTGTGGAAGCTGTAAACGGAATGGATCCTATCGAGATAAGGGAAAGAACTCTTTTCGATAACCTTATTCCGGTATACCCGACCAGAAAACTCGTTCTCGAGTCAGCTCCGGGTGAGTATGCCATGAGAATAATGGACATGCTTACTCCTATCGGCAAAGGACAGAGAGGTCTGATTGTATCTCCTCCAAAAAGCGGTAAAACCGTTTTGCTTCAAAAAATAGCAAATTCAATCACAAGAAACCATCCTGAAGTCAAATTAATCATCCTCCTTATCGACGAGCGTCCTGAGGAAGTAACTGACATGGAAAGAAGTGTAAATGCTGAAGTTATCAGTTCGACTTTCGATGAACCCGCTGAAAGACATGTTCAGGTAGCTGATATGGTTATCGAGAAAGCGAAGAGACTTGTAGAGGCCAAACACGATGTCGTGATCCTTCTTGACTCAATCACAAGACTTGGAAGAGCCCATAACCTCGTAGTACCTCACTCAGGGAAAATCCTTTCAGGTGGTCTCGATTCGAATGCACTCCACAAGCCAAAGAGATTTTTTGGAGCAGCAAGAAACACAGAAGACGGCGGATCACTCACAATCATCGCGACTGCACTTATCGACACCGGTTCAAGAATGGATGATGTTATTTTTGAAGAGTTTAAGGGCACCGGTAACATGGAAATTGTGCTCAATCGCGATCTTAGCGACAGAAGAATTTTCCCTGCCATCGACATTAACCGTTCAGGTACCCGTCGTGAAGAACTTCTACTTAAAGAAGAAGAACTCCAGAGAATCTATATTCTGAGAAAATTCCTTAGCGACTTCACCCCTGTCGAGGCAATGGAAGAAATACTCGACAAAATGAGAGGAACCAAGAATAACAAAGAATTCCTTCATATGATGAACAGCTAA
- the pdxA gene encoding 4-hydroxythreonine-4-phosphate dehydrogenase PdxA codes for MIQKMTGVISCGDINGIGPEITLKAIDKLLQVKDINYKIVIPGNVFAEAVELTKIDLSEKRNVEIVDIGTFELRKGEPTAASGEASYRALEKAFEIVSKDDQAFLVTAPISKYAFSLAGVDFPGHTELLAEWDNSTGFVMTFLSNQLKCALATIHIPLSKVSRDLTTEKLRMCLDTISNSLRYDFSIHQPKIAVLGLNPHAGENGLLGSEENDTIIPLLKEFSGTVEGPFPADAFFARKQYLNFDMFVALYHDQGLIPFKLLTAGSGVNFTAGLNIIRTSPDHGTAHDIAWQNKADFSSMIEAIDWGHRISTNRRFIYGK; via the coding sequence ATGATTCAGAAAATGACGGGTGTAATATCCTGTGGTGATATCAATGGCATTGGCCCCGAAATTACTCTGAAAGCGATTGATAAACTTCTTCAGGTAAAGGATATTAACTATAAAATTGTTATTCCCGGCAATGTATTTGCAGAGGCAGTTGAACTGACAAAGATAGACCTCTCGGAGAAGCGGAATGTGGAGATTGTCGATATCGGAACCTTTGAACTCAGAAAGGGGGAACCGACTGCCGCCTCCGGAGAAGCATCATACCGTGCCCTCGAAAAAGCGTTCGAGATTGTTTCAAAGGACGATCAAGCTTTTCTTGTAACTGCTCCAATTTCCAAGTATGCATTCAGTCTGGCGGGTGTCGATTTTCCGGGTCATACCGAATTGCTGGCGGAGTGGGATAATTCGACCGGTTTTGTGATGACTTTTTTGTCAAATCAATTAAAATGTGCCCTTGCAACTATTCATATCCCTCTATCAAAAGTCAGCCGGGATCTAACGACTGAGAAACTGAGAATGTGTCTTGATACGATAAGCAATTCTCTCAGATACGATTTTAGTATCCATCAACCCAAGATTGCCGTCCTTGGTTTGAATCCCCATGCCGGAGAAAACGGGCTTTTAGGGAGTGAAGAGAACGACACAATTATTCCTCTTTTAAAGGAGTTTTCAGGCACTGTGGAGGGGCCATTTCCGGCTGATGCATTTTTTGCACGAAAACAATATCTGAATTTTGATATGTTTGTCGCGCTGTACCACGATCAGGGACTTATTCCTTTTAAACTGCTTACTGCAGGATCAGGTGTCAATTTTACTGCCGGATTAAACATCATAAGAACATCGCCCGACCACGGCACTGCACACGATATTGCATGGCAAAATAAAGCTGATTTCAGTTCCATGATTGAGGCTATCGATTGGGGGCACAGAATATCCACGAACCGTCGTTTCATCTATGGGAAGTGA
- a CDS encoding methyltransferase domain-containing protein, which produces MGSDSYSNISTIYNDLVRHVNYSGWADYLNELIAKYQIKTDFVLELASGTGRMLPAMKLSSKLTILSDRSFRMIDQAPADAVKMCIDMTEIPFKQKFDLVISCFDSVNHLSTRESLIKFFNEVKRVLVSGGYLLFDIVTEQNSYAYVGSYSKKRKQGNLVYQQASNYDPVRKIHKNSFVINLPDNTKIEEDNYEYIYSTEMIDELLKECNFTIMKKFEAFTLKGVNQKTFRIQYVTRSMDDTGV; this is translated from the coding sequence ATGGGAAGTGATTCCTATTCAAACATTTCCACGATTTACAACGATCTCGTTAGGCATGTAAACTATTCCGGTTGGGCTGATTACCTGAATGAGTTGATTGCAAAGTATCAAATAAAAACTGATTTTGTACTCGAACTGGCTTCAGGAACAGGCAGGATGCTGCCCGCAATGAAACTCTCTTCCAAACTTACGATATTGAGTGATAGATCCTTCAGAATGATAGATCAGGCACCTGCGGATGCGGTAAAAATGTGTATCGATATGACTGAAATACCGTTCAAACAAAAATTTGATCTGGTGATATCTTGTTTCGACAGTGTTAACCACCTTTCTACTCGAGAGTCTTTAATTAAATTCTTTAACGAAGTCAAAAGGGTGCTGGTCTCAGGCGGCTACTTGTTGTTCGATATTGTGACTGAACAAAATTCATATGCATATGTGGGTTCTTACAGTAAAAAAAGGAAACAGGGTAATCTAGTCTATCAGCAGGCTTCCAATTACGATCCTGTGAGAAAGATTCACAAAAATTCCTTTGTCATTAATCTTCCTGACAACACTAAGATTGAAGAAGATAACTACGAATACATTTATTCCACTGAAATGATAGATGAATTGCTCAAAGAGTGCAATTTTACGATAATGAAGAAATTTGAAGCCTTCACCCTAAAGGGAGTTAATCAGAAGACATTTAGAATACAATATGTGACAAGGAGTATGGATGATACTGGAGTTTAA
- a CDS encoding ATP-binding cassette domain-containing protein: MILEFKGVEFAYGNHKILDDCDFSLAQGAFAYLVGKSGCGKSTLMQLCYFNILPQKGSIEIAGFTSSKADQKSIPKLRQKLGIVFQDFKLLSDRTVFGNLSYILEINNYPQKKIRGRVESVLSDLGILHLKNAFPKSLSGGEQQRTAIGRAIVNEPLLVIADEPTGNLDPETSSEIIKIFQDINRKGTAILLATHNYDIIDTSGAIYKLDAGKITKVKIKN; the protein is encoded by the coding sequence ATGATACTGGAGTTTAAAGGCGTTGAATTTGCATATGGAAATCATAAAATCCTGGATGACTGCGATTTTTCTCTCGCCCAGGGTGCTTTTGCTTATCTTGTCGGAAAGAGCGGATGTGGGAAATCGACCCTCATGCAACTTTGTTATTTCAATATTTTGCCTCAAAAGGGGAGTATAGAAATCGCGGGATTCACTTCATCAAAAGCTGACCAAAAAAGCATTCCAAAACTCAGGCAGAAACTCGGAATTGTCTTTCAGGATTTCAAACTGCTTTCTGACAGAACTGTTTTTGGAAATCTTTCCTATATCCTTGAGATAAATAATTATCCTCAAAAAAAGATTCGTGGGAGAGTGGAATCAGTGCTCAGTGATCTGGGAATATTGCACTTGAAAAATGCTTTTCCCAAAAGTCTGTCAGGAGGGGAACAGCAGAGAACCGCAATAGGGAGAGCTATAGTGAACGAGCCTTTATTGGTTATCGCAGATGAGCCGACAGGGAATCTGGATCCTGAGACCTCATCCGAAATAATCAAAATATTTCAGGATATCAACAGAAAAGGTACAGCCATTCTGTTGGCTACACACAATTATGACATCATTGATACATCAGGGGCTATTTACAAACTTGACGCTGGCAAAATTACCAAAGTAAAAATAAAAAATTAG
- a CDS encoding adenylate kinase, protein MYLILFGAPGAGKGTQAKIISDKYGFEHISTGDILRESVRKGTPLGKKAHEIMSSGQLLPDDIMIGIIREKLSEPQLRDGFILDGFPRTVSQAEALDKLFGELNFGVGAVLVFQVDEEALVERLARRRACKNCNNIFSNNEIANLTECPKCGAKYSFFQRPDDDESVIRKRLKIFNDTTLPVVKYYDGLTDLHYINGLQPINVVSKLISDIVDELKQRV, encoded by the coding sequence ATGTATTTAATTCTATTCGGTGCTCCTGGTGCGGGAAAAGGAACGCAAGCCAAAATAATAAGTGATAAATATGGCTTCGAACACATCTCGACCGGCGACATTTTAAGAGAATCTGTTAGAAAAGGAACTCCTTTGGGAAAAAAGGCTCACGAGATTATGTCGAGTGGACAACTCCTCCCCGATGATATCATGATTGGTATCATAAGGGAAAAGTTATCTGAACCGCAGCTTCGTGATGGCTTTATTCTTGACGGTTTTCCAAGAACAGTTTCACAAGCTGAAGCACTGGATAAACTGTTCGGTGAGCTCAATTTCGGTGTTGGTGCTGTACTTGTTTTTCAGGTGGACGAGGAAGCCCTCGTCGAAAGACTGGCGAGAAGGCGGGCCTGCAAAAATTGTAATAATATTTTCAGCAATAATGAAATTGCCAATCTGACCGAGTGTCCGAAATGTGGGGCAAAATACTCATTTTTTCAAAGACCCGATGACGATGAATCGGTTATAAGAAAACGACTTAAAATATTTAATGACACGACTTTACCTGTTGTCAAATATTATGACGGTTTAACTGATCTTCACTACATCAACGGTCTGCAACCCATCAATGTTGTCAGTAAACTGATTTCAGATATTGTGGATGAGTTAAAACAACGGGTTTAA
- the tadA gene encoding tRNA adenosine(34) deaminase TadA: MIFTEDDYRFMYAALQEASLALEQEEVPVGCVVVHDNRIIGRGYNQNIKLNDPTAHAEMIAITAASNYLHSSRLNECTLYCTLEPCLMCTGAIIHSRIKKLIFAAFDPKAGCCGSICNHAGDGRFNHKVDIYSGLMESESMFLLKNFFEKLRN; the protein is encoded by the coding sequence ATGATTTTCACCGAAGATGATTACAGGTTTATGTATGCTGCACTTCAGGAAGCTTCACTCGCCCTCGAGCAGGAAGAGGTACCGGTTGGCTGTGTGGTTGTACACGACAACCGTATCATCGGCAGAGGTTACAATCAGAACATAAAGTTGAATGATCCTACTGCTCATGCAGAAATGATCGCTATTACTGCTGCGTCAAATTATCTTCACTCATCCAGATTGAATGAATGTACACTTTATTGCACGCTGGAGCCATGTTTAATGTGCACCGGTGCGATCATTCATTCCAGAATAAAAAAACTGATTTTTGCGGCATTTGATCCAAAAGCCGGTTGCTGTGGTTCAATATGCAATCATGCTGGGGATGGCAGGTTCAATCATAAAGTGGATATTTATTCCGGATTGATGGAGTCGGAGAGTATGTTTTTGCTCAAGAACTTTTTTGAAAAGTTAAGAAATTAA
- a CDS encoding type III pantothenate kinase has protein sequence MKVITVDIGNTRIKTGEFYNSELIRTMIINDPLEIKPLIYGSKIDVVVSSVVPKNTSLMESILKNQPNTDIYLIDHNLDFGFTISYSPVHSLGVDRLCSVSGAKHLLEIDNALMDYDYVITFDLGTATTVNVLQVGKVPSFTGGMIAPGLRIMNAALHQYTAKLPLVDNLNLGSFLGNNTENSIRSGLINSTIGLAERVYSHFYALSADIKIFVTGGYADVLMPHLQIPFQYEEFLNLIGIYSIYYRNRK, from the coding sequence ATGAAAGTTATAACTGTTGATATCGGCAATACAAGAATCAAAACCGGTGAGTTTTATAACTCAGAACTGATCAGAACCATGATCATCAATGATCCGTTGGAGATAAAACCTCTGATTTACGGCAGTAAAATTGATGTTGTGGTTTCCTCCGTAGTGCCAAAAAATACTTCATTGATGGAGAGTATCCTTAAAAATCAACCCAACACCGACATTTATCTGATCGATCATAATCTTGATTTTGGATTTACTATCTCCTATTCACCTGTCCATTCACTTGGAGTCGACAGACTTTGCTCGGTTTCCGGGGCAAAACATCTATTGGAGATTGATAACGCACTGATGGATTATGATTATGTAATTACTTTCGATTTGGGCACTGCCACTACGGTTAATGTATTACAGGTTGGCAAAGTACCCTCTTTCACCGGAGGGATGATAGCCCCCGGATTGAGAATAATGAACGCTGCACTTCATCAGTACACCGCAAAGTTGCCGTTGGTTGATAATTTGAATCTTGGCAGTTTTCTCGGCAACAATACAGAGAATTCGATTCGTTCCGGTCTGATCAATTCGACAATTGGACTGGCTGAAAGAGTCTATAGTCACTTCTATGCGTTATCAGCCGACATCAAAATTTTCGTGACCGGCGGATATGCCGATGTATTAATGCCACATCTGCAAATTCCTTTTCAATACGAAGAATTCCTTAATTTAATCGGAATTTATTCAATCTATTACAGAAACAGAAAGTAG
- a CDS encoding biotin--[acetyl-CoA-carboxylase] ligase produces the protein MFAIEEFDIKLETDFIGRNFIYLDETESTNRFVLNSANNVKQDGSVVLAEFQTAGRGRLDRKWVSSREQNLTFTILVDLKERSIKHPQLLNFVASLVVARSIENLHLIKTNLKWPNDVLVGSKKVAGILCESVSQGSRISKVAVGIGINVNQANFASGYLTEPTSVRMELKQPVSRERLLAEILNNFEYTLARLEEEPNQIVAEWKQFCKMLGDKVTVKAGEEEFTGLFTDVSEEGHIILIDNYDDKKTITFGDVSAI, from the coding sequence ATGTTCGCTATTGAAGAGTTTGATATCAAACTTGAAACTGATTTTATTGGACGAAATTTCATCTATCTGGACGAAACGGAATCAACTAACAGGTTTGTGCTGAACAGTGCAAATAATGTAAAACAGGATGGTTCTGTTGTTTTAGCTGAATTTCAAACTGCCGGCAGAGGAAGACTTGACAGGAAATGGGTCTCGAGCCGGGAACAAAACCTGACATTCACCATTTTGGTTGATCTTAAGGAGAGATCCATCAAACACCCGCAGTTGTTGAACTTTGTCGCTTCTCTTGTTGTCGCGCGCTCGATTGAAAACCTCCACCTCATCAAAACGAATTTAAAATGGCCCAACGATGTACTCGTTGGAAGCAAAAAGGTTGCCGGTATACTTTGTGAATCGGTCTCCCAAGGCAGCAGGATCAGCAAAGTGGCGGTTGGAATTGGTATTAATGTCAACCAGGCTAATTTTGCCTCAGGATATCTGACCGAGCCTACATCTGTGAGAATGGAACTCAAGCAACCAGTCTCACGCGAACGACTTCTTGCAGAAATACTCAACAATTTTGAGTACACACTTGCCAGGTTGGAAGAGGAACCAAATCAGATAGTTGCGGAATGGAAACAATTCTGTAAAATGCTTGGTGACAAAGTGACGGTAAAAGCCGGTGAGGAAGAGTTCACGGGGCTCTTTACCGATGTGAGCGAAGAAGGACATATAATTCTGATCGATAATTACGACGACAAAAAAACTATCACTTTTGGTGATGTCTCTGCCATATGA
- the dnaK gene encoding molecular chaperone DnaK has product MGKIIGIDLGTTNSCVSVMEGNEPVVIPNAEGTRTTPSVVAFSKTGDRLVGQAAKRQAITNPKKTIFSIKRFMGRRVDEVTDESHKVPYQIVPGDDRTARVNIDDKQYSPQEISAMILQKMKKTAEDYLGQEVTEAVITVPAYFNDAQRQATKDAGEIAGLKVRRIINEPTAAALAYGLDKKGKEETVAVYDLGGGTFDISILTIGDGVFEVKSTNGDTHLGGDDFDQRLIDYLADEFKKEEGIDLRNDPMALQRLKEAAEKAKIELSSSVSTDVNLPFITATQDGPKHLVHTITRAKFESLVGDLIDRTKLPCEQAIKDAGVSKSEIDEVILVGGSTRVPAVQEMVKALFGKEPHKGVNPDEVVAIGASIQGGVLSGDVKDVLLLDVTPLSLGIETLGGVMTTMIQANTTIPTKKTEVFSTASDSQPSVEIHVLQGERPMASDNRSLGRFNLDGIPPAPRGVPQIEVSFDIDANGILHVSAKDKGTGKEQSIKITGSGGLSQDDIEKMKKSAQEHAAEDKKKKELIEAKNLAENMIFQTKKQMDELKDKITPDQKSKLESEISRLEDAVKTDNTEQIKSALDQFQKTWTEISQTLYAQQGPADPNMGANFNQGAQQPGGETGGKEKNVEDAEFKEV; this is encoded by the coding sequence ATGGGAAAAATCATAGGAATTGATTTAGGTACCACAAATTCCTGCGTTTCGGTTATGGAAGGCAATGAGCCTGTAGTAATCCCAAATGCAGAAGGAACAAGAACCACACCATCTGTTGTGGCTTTTTCTAAAACCGGCGACAGACTTGTCGGCCAGGCAGCTAAAAGACAAGCAATAACCAACCCGAAGAAAACAATCTTCTCAATCAAGAGATTCATGGGAAGAAGAGTTGATGAAGTAACAGACGAGTCACATAAAGTGCCATATCAGATTGTGCCCGGTGATGACAGAACAGCCAGAGTGAATATCGATGACAAACAGTATTCACCTCAGGAAATAAGTGCAATGATTCTTCAGAAGATGAAGAAAACCGCTGAAGATTACCTGGGTCAGGAAGTTACTGAAGCAGTAATCACTGTACCTGCTTACTTCAATGATGCACAGAGACAGGCAACAAAAGATGCCGGGGAAATAGCCGGTTTGAAAGTACGCAGAATAATCAATGAACCTACTGCCGCAGCTCTTGCATACGGTCTCGATAAAAAAGGGAAAGAAGAGACTGTAGCTGTGTACGATCTTGGAGGTGGTACATTTGATATCTCAATCCTCACCATCGGTGACGGTGTTTTTGAAGTGAAATCAACCAATGGCGATACGCACCTCGGTGGAGATGATTTCGATCAGAGATTGATCGACTATCTCGCTGATGAATTCAAAAAAGAAGAGGGCATCGACCTTAGAAACGATCCGATGGCTTTACAGAGACTGAAAGAAGCTGCTGAAAAAGCAAAGATTGAATTGTCATCTTCTGTTTCCACGGATGTTAACCTTCCATTTATCACCGCAACTCAGGATGGTCCAAAACACCTTGTTCATACTATCACAAGAGCTAAGTTTGAGAGTCTCGTTGGTGACCTGATCGACCGCACAAAGTTACCATGTGAGCAGGCGATTAAGGATGCCGGAGTCTCGAAAAGTGAGATAGACGAAGTTATACTTGTGGGTGGTTCTACCCGTGTTCCTGCAGTACAGGAGATGGTAAAAGCGCTTTTTGGTAAAGAACCTCACAAAGGTGTAAACCCTGATGAAGTGGTGGCAATTGGCGCATCAATTCAAGGTGGTGTTTTAAGCGGCGATGTAAAAGATGTGTTGCTCCTCGATGTTACTCCACTTTCACTCGGTATCGAGACTTTGGGCGGTGTGATGACAACCATGATTCAGGCAAACACCACTATCCCAACCAAAAAGACTGAAGTGTTCTCGACTGCATCAGACAGCCAGCCATCAGTTGAGATTCATGTGCTGCAGGGCGAGCGTCCCATGGCGTCTGATAACAGATCTCTGGGAAGGTTCAACCTCGATGGTATTCCACCGGCTCCAAGAGGAGTGCCTCAGATCGAAGTAAGTTTCGATATCGATGCCAACGGAATTCTGCATGTCTCGGCAAAAGACAAAGGCACCGGAAAAGAGCAATCGATTAAGATAACCGGATCCGGTGGCTTGAGTCAGGATGATATCGAGAAGATGAAAAAGAGTGCTCAGGAACATGCTGCTGAAGACAAAAAGAAAAAAGAATTGATCGAAGCTAAGAATCTTGCTGAAAACATGATCTTCCAGACAAAAAAACAGATGGATGAACTGAAAGACAAGATTACTCCTGATCAGAAAAGCAAACTTGAATCTGAAATTTCAAGACTTGAGGATGCAGTGAAAACGGATAATACAGAGCAAATAAAATCTGCTCTCGATCAGTTCCAAAAAACATGGACAGAAATCTCTCAAACTCTTTATGCCCAGCAAGGCCCTGCCGATCCGAATATGGGAGCCAACTTCAACCAGGGAGCTCAGCAACCAGGCGGAGAGACCGGTGGTAAAGAAAAAAATGTTGAGGATGCAGAGTTTAAAGAAGTTTAG
- a CDS encoding UvrD-helicase domain-containing protein, whose amino-acid sequence MALLDTLNAQQKAIVEYNSGPHVVIAGPGTGKTKVVTYKLAYLLDQGVDPETILCVTFTNKAATDLKNKVRELLGKKDFEFPWVGTFQSVMAKILRVEAKQIGYSTSFSIYDTEDSESLVTNIIDDFNINSEALNPRDVTRKISYLKNVMTFPADLLKKEDRSSVEDKFIRVYQEYQRKILENDAMDLEDLTLKPLELLLNNKKAYNKYKKKFDYFIFDEFQETNTAQYEIIKILCSKAGKICAIGDDSQSIYSWRGAKPSNIHSFKEDFTRTKVFPLEKTYRFTEQILRAGEEIISKNESYISKKLYTELEEGEHLSLIKCSDEKDEAYQLAKFIKDEIADNKYSYCDFAILYRTNNQCRAFEDVFVEEGIPFKIYGGIEYYKRREIKDLIAYLKVIINPKDEESLLRIMNFPQRGIGMTTIKRMITFSKKHEVTLFETMGRVFEVIDIKERIQKNVKNFKILLDKYIVLRDKLSVGELTHALVAELELQRLFNEETTHESLDKIDNLNEFLLSISEFSKKYPESSIEEYLRIVNLMTDLDGIDESENAIRLMTVHSSKGMEFPVVFVSGLEEQLFPLSTKFSPEATVEEERRLFYVAVTRAKTKVYLSHARARYRFGEVAYENRSMFINEIATTLLKEEDASQNRKGRKTKKEKIIQKFQSIGYVDWEHQKSLIKQGSRVFHEQFGLGKVISVIGTGENQKVTVVFDGNNMKQLMLKFAKLKVQN is encoded by the coding sequence ATGGCTTTACTTGATACTCTCAACGCGCAACAAAAAGCAATCGTAGAATATAATAGTGGTCCACATGTTGTAATAGCAGGACCCGGAACCGGAAAAACAAAGGTCGTAACATACAAATTAGCTTATCTTCTGGATCAGGGAGTTGATCCTGAGACTATTCTTTGCGTTACCTTTACAAACAAAGCAGCAACAGATTTAAAGAACAAAGTCAGAGAACTTCTTGGTAAAAAAGACTTTGAATTTCCCTGGGTTGGCACTTTCCAGTCTGTGATGGCAAAGATTCTGCGAGTTGAAGCAAAACAAATCGGTTACTCCACAAGTTTTTCAATTTACGACACTGAAGATTCTGAATCGCTGGTTACAAATATCATTGATGATTTCAACATAAACAGTGAGGCTCTCAATCCTCGCGATGTAACCAGAAAGATCAGCTACCTTAAGAATGTGATGACGTTTCCAGCTGACCTCCTTAAAAAAGAGGATAGATCATCAGTTGAAGACAAATTTATCAGAGTGTATCAGGAATACCAGCGAAAAATTCTTGAGAACGATGCGATGGACCTTGAAGACCTGACCCTCAAGCCTCTGGAATTGTTGCTGAATAACAAAAAAGCCTACAACAAGTACAAGAAGAAATTTGATTATTTTATATTCGATGAGTTTCAGGAAACCAACACCGCACAGTATGAAATTATAAAAATACTCTGTTCGAAAGCCGGTAAAATATGCGCGATCGGTGACGATTCTCAGAGTATTTACAGTTGGAGAGGTGCCAAACCGTCGAATATCCACAGTTTTAAGGAAGATTTCACACGGACAAAAGTTTTTCCACTGGAAAAGACCTATCGTTTTACAGAGCAGATACTGAGAGCCGGTGAAGAGATAATTTCCAAAAATGAGAGCTACATCTCCAAAAAGTTATATACCGAACTTGAGGAAGGGGAGCATCTCTCCCTCATAAAGTGCTCTGATGAGAAGGATGAAGCATACCAGCTTGCGAAATTTATAAAAGACGAGATAGCTGATAACAAATATTCCTACTGTGATTTTGCGATCCTTTACAGAACCAACAACCAGTGCCGTGCTTTTGAAGATGTGTTTGTAGAAGAAGGTATTCCCTTTAAAATTTATGGCGGCATAGAGTACTATAAAAGAAGAGAAATTAAAGACCTCATTGCCTATCTGAAAGTGATTATCAATCCTAAAGACGAGGAAAGTCTTCTCAGGATCATGAATTTTCCGCAGCGCGGAATCGGCATGACCACCATAAAAAGAATGATTACCTTTTCCAAAAAACATGAAGTAACACTCTTTGAAACCATGGGCAGAGTGTTCGAGGTGATTGACATAAAAGAGAGAATCCAGAAGAATGTGAAAAACTTCAAGATTCTGCTCGACAAGTATATCGTTCTTAGAGATAAATTATCGGTCGGTGAACTGACCCACGCACTCGTTGCAGAACTGGAACTTCAGAGACTGTTCAATGAAGAGACCACGCATGAATCTCTCGACAAAATCGACAACCTGAATGAATTTCTTCTCTCGATCTCAGAATTTTCCAAGAAGTATCCTGAATCATCAATCGAGGAATATTTAAGAATTGTTAACCTGATGACTGATCTCGACGGTATCGATGAATCTGAGAACGCAATCAGACTTATGACCGTTCACAGTTCAAAGGGAATGGAATTTCCTGTGGTTTTTGTGTCAGGTCTCGAGGAGCAACTTTTCCCGTTATCAACGAAATTTTCACCTGAGGCAACTGTCGAAGAAGAACGCAGGTTGTTCTATGTTGCTGTTACAAGAGCCAAAACCAAAGTTTACTTGTCACATGCAAGAGCACGGTACAGATTTGGCGAAGTTGCCTACGAAAACAGATCGATGTTTATTAACGAAATAGCAACCACACTTCTAAAAGAAGAAGATGCAAGTCAGAACCGTAAAGGCAGAAAGACCAAAAAAGAGAAAATTATCCAGAAATTCCAATCAATCGGTTATGTGGATTGGGAACATCAAAAATCTCTTATCAAACAGGGAAGCAGAGTCTTTCATGAGCAGTTCGGTCTGGGCAAGGTGATTTCAGTCATCGGAACGGGTGAAAACCAAAAAGTGACAGTTGTATTCGATGGCAATAACATGAAGCAACTCATGTTGAAGTTCGCAAAATTGAAGGTTCAGAATTGA